From a single Maylandia zebra isolate NMK-2024a linkage group LG3, Mzebra_GT3a, whole genome shotgun sequence genomic region:
- the LOC112430856 gene encoding uncharacterized protein LOC112430856 — protein sequence MQQQHLDQQQLWFNNSNNNWFNCVNNTRNRIIKNTWINNNWFNCGNDNRNCGNNNNWFNCINNNTRNCINKNTWFSDNWFNSSNNNTWFNKNTWINNNWFNCSNTNRICGNNNWVNSGNNNTWFNSSSNNTWFNNNTWINNNWFNSGNNNTWFNNNNWINNNWFNSKKHNTCFNNNWFNTSNNNWFNNSNNNWFNCGNNNTCFNNNTWINNYCFNCGNDNTICGNNNKWFNNSNNNWFNCGNNIACFNNNWFNCFNNNACFKNNWFNSSNNNWFNNSKNNWFNCGNNAWFNNNWFNSNKHNTCFNNNWFNTSNNNWFNNSNNNWFNSGNNNTCFNDNWFNTSNNNTCFNNNTWINNYCFNCGNDNTICGNNNKWFNTSNNNWFNSSSNNKCGFNYNNNDCTYKRNHSKPYKHHTRNKYNYSVYNSFKYTCERYNTNHHYPNKRNHSFSYNHYNSPNITTFNISTDGFTYNCEHYNTNDDYLYKRNHSKSNKHHTRNKYKYSVYNSFNYTCECYNTNDDYPYKCNHSKSYKHHTRNKYNYSVYNSFNYTCECYNTNDDYPYKRNHSKSYKHHTRNKYNYSVYNSFNNTCECYNTNDDYPYKRNHSKSNKHHTRNKYKYSVYNSFNYTCECYNTNDDYPYKCNHSKSYKHHTRNKYNYSVYNSFNYTCECYNTNDDYPYKRNHSKSYKHHTRNKYNYSVYNSFNNTCECYNTNDDYPYKRNHSKSYKHHTRNKYNYSVYNSFNYTCECYNTNDDYPYKRNHSKSYKHHTRNKYNYSVYNSFNYTCECYNTNDDYPYKCNHSKSYKHHTRNKYNYSVYNSFNYTCECYNTNDDYPYKRNHSKSYKHHTRNKYNYSVYNSFNNTCECYNTNDDYPYKRNHSKSYKHHTRNKYNYSVYNSFNYTCECYNTNHHYPNKRIHSYSYNHYNCNNYNY from the exons tgGTTCAACAATAGTAACAACAACTGGTTCAACTGCGTCAACAACACCAGAAACCGGATCATCAAGAACACCTGGATCAACAACAACTGGTTCAACTGCGGCAACGACAACAGAAACtgcggcaacaacaacaactggttCAACTGCATCAACAACAATACCAGAAACTGTATCAACAAAAACACCTGGTTCAGCGACAACTGgttcaacagcagcaacaacaacacctggTTCAacaaaaacacctggatcaacAACAACTGGTTCAACTGCAGCAACACCAACAGAATCTGCGGCAACAACAACTGGGTCAACAGCGGCAACAACAACACCTGgttcaacagcagcagcaacaacacctGGTTCAACAACAACACCTGGATCAACAACAACTGGTTCAACAGCGGCAACAACAACACCTggttcaacaacaacaactggatCAACAACAACTGGTTCAActccaaaaaacacaacacttgTTTCAACAACAACTGGTTCAACACCAGCAACAACAACTGGTTCAACAACAGTAACAACAACTGGTTCAACTGCGGCAACAACAACACCTGCTTCAATAACAACACCTGGATCAACAACTACTGTTTCAACTGCGGAAACGACAACACAATCtgcggcaacaacaacaaatggtTCAACAACAGTAACAACAACTGGTTCAATTGCGGCAACAACATCGCCTGTTTCAACAACAACTGGTTCAACTGCTTCAACAACAACGCCTGTTTCAAAAACAACTGgttcaacagcagcaacaacaactggttcaacaacagcaaaaacaactGGTTCAACTGCGGCAACAACGCCTGGTTCAACAACAACTGGTTCAactccaacaaacacaacacttGTTTCAACAACAACTGGTTCAACACCAGCAACAACAACTGGTTCAACAACAGTAACAACAACTGGTTCAACAGCGGCAACAACAACACCTGTTTCAACGACAACTGGTTCAAcaccagcaacaacaacacctgcTTCAATAACAACACCTGGATTAACAACTACTGTTTCAACTGCGGCAACGACAACACAATCtgcggcaacaacaacaaatggtTCAACACCAGCAACAACAACTGGTTCAACAGCAGCAGTAACAACAAATG TGGCTTCAACTACAACAACAATGACTGCACCTACAAACGCAACCACAGCAAACCTTACAAACACCACACCAGGAACAAATACAACTACAGTGTCTACAACAGCTTCAAGTACACCTGTGAACGCTACAACACCAATCATCACTACCCCAACAAACGCAACCACAGTTTCTCCTACAACCACTACAACT CTCCAAACATAACGACCTTCAACATTAGCACAGA TGGTTTTACCTACAACTGTGAGCACTACAACACCAATGATGACTACCTCTACAAACGCAACCATAGCAAATCTAACAAACACCACACCAGGAACAAATACAAGTACAGTGTCTACAACAGCTTCAACTACACCTGTGAATGCTACAACACCAATGATGACTACCCCTACAAATGCAACCATAGCAAATCTTACAAACACCACACCAGGAACAAATACAACTACAGTGTCTACAACAGCTTCAACTACACCTGTGAATGCTATAACACCAATGATGACTACCCCTACAAACGCAACCACAGCAAATCTTACAAACACCACACCAGGAACAAATACAACTACAGTGTCTACAACAGCTTCAACAACACCTGTGAATGCTACAACACCAATGATGACTACCCCTACAAACGCAACCATAGCAAATCTAACAAACACCACACCAGGAACAAATACAAGTACAGTGTCTACAACAGCTTCAACTACACCTGTGAATGCTACAACACCAATGATGACTACCCCTACAAATGCAACCATAGCAAATCTTACAAACACCACACCAGGAACAAATACAACTACAGTGTCTACAACAGCTTCAACTACACCTGTGAATGCTATAACACCAATGATGACTACCCCTACAAACGCAACCACAGCAAATCTTACAAACACCACACCAGGAACAAATACAACTACAGTGTCTACAACAGCTTCAACAACACCTGTGAATGCTACAACACCAATGATGACTACCCCTACAAACGCAACCATAGCAAATCTTACAAACACCACACCAGGAACAAATACAACTACAGTGTCTACAACAGCTTCAACTACACCTGTGAATGCTACAACACCAATGATGACTACCCCTACAAACGCAACCATAGCAAATCTTACAAACACCACACCAGGAACAAATACAACTACAGTGTCTACAACAGCTTCAACTACACCTGTGAATGCTACAACACCAATGATGACTACCCCTACAAATGCAACCATAGCAAATCTTACAAACACCACACCAGGAACAAATACAACTACAGTGTCTACAACAGCTTCAACTACACCTGTGAATGCTATAACACCAATGATGACTACCCCTACAAACGCAACCACAGCAAATCTTACAAACACCACACCAGGAACAAATACAACTACAGTGTCTACAACAGCTTCAACAACACCTGTGAATGCTACAACACCAATGATGACTACCCCTACAAACGCAACCATAGCAAATCTTACAAACACCACACCAGGAACAAATACAACTACAGTGTCTACAACAGCTTCAACTACACCTGTGAATGCTACAACACCAATCATCACTACCCCAACAAACGCATCCACAGTTACTCCTACAACCACTACAACTGTAACAACTACAACTATTGA